ACGATCGCTGGATATTATTGAAATTGATGCGGCATCGAATACCGGAGTGGATAATATCCGCGAGCTTCGGGAAACGATAAAACTTCCTCCGACCAGAGCTAAATTCAAAATATATATCATCGATGAAGTGCATATGCTCTCGACTGGCGCTTTTAATGCGCTTCTCAAGACCTTAGAAGAGCCGCCGGCACACGTAATTTTTATTCTGGCTACTACTGAAATTCACAAAGTTCCCGACACGATTATTTCCCGCTGCCAGCGTTTTGATTTCGTGAGATTGTCTCTGGAAAATATAATTAAAAAATTATCTTCCATTGCAAAAGAAGAGGGGATAGAAGTGGAGAAGGATGCCTTGGAAATGATTGCTATTTCAGCCGAAGGAGGAATGCGTGATGCCGAATCAACGCTAGCTCAGGTAATATCTCTTGAAGACAAAAAAATAACCGCCAAAGAAGTGGAGGAAATTCTGGGAACTTCTGATCGCCGAAATGTTGAAAAGATGGCCGAACTTCTGGTGGAAAAAAATACTGGAAAAGCATTGGAGCTGGTAAGCAAGATGACTAATGACGGATACGATCTGGAAATATTTAACAAAGCATTCTTGAATTATTTAAGACAATTGCTGGTAATTTCCGTGGACGAAAGTCTTTCCAAAACCTTGTCTTTGGAATTAACATCGGAACAGCTGGAAAAATCCAAAAAAATAGCCAAGGATAATACCGGCAGAATTCTTGAAATAATCACTAAATTTTCCGAGATTCAAAACAAAATACGCTCAGCTTTCATTCCTCAACTTCCGCTTGAAATGGCGATAGTGAAATTGGGGAATTATGAAATTGTTAAAAAAGATAATCAGCCATCGGTAATCAGTAATCAGTCAAATGCTGAATTTCCTGAAGTAAAAAAACAACAGCCTAAAGTTGAAAGTAAAGAAATAGTAAAAGAGGAGATTAAAGAAATTGATGAACCGGCAATAAAACAATCCAGCGATGCGGCAGTTGATATTAATGACATCAAAGACAAATGGAAGGAGATTATTCGTGAAACGAAACCTTTTAATCATTCTATTTCTCTCTTTTTGCTGAACTGCGAACCGGTCAAGGTAGAAAATAATTATCTCTCTATTGCGACGAAGTACAAATTTTACAAAGATAAACTGAGCGAGACTCAAAATAAATTG
The sequence above is drawn from the Parcubacteria group bacterium genome and encodes:
- the dnaX gene encoding DNA polymerase III subunit gamma/tau, which gives rise to MQTLYRKYRPQKFSDVIGQNHIVQTLTNSIKNNRIGHAYLFTGPRGTGKTSIARLFAKTVNCLELKDAEPCLECENCKNIQDGRSLDIIEIDAASNTGVDNIRELRETIKLPPTRAKFKIYIIDEVHMLSTGAFNALLKTLEEPPAHVIFILATTEIHKVPDTIISRCQRFDFVRLSLENIIKKLSSIAKEEGIEVEKDALEMIAISAEGGMRDAESTLAQVISLEDKKITAKEVEEILGTSDRRNVEKMAELLVEKNTGKALELVSKMTNDGYDLEIFNKAFLNYLRQLLVISVDESLSKTLSLELTSEQLEKSKKIAKDNTGRILEIITKFSEIQNKIRSAFIPQLPLEMAIVKLGNYEIVKKDNQPSVISNQSNAEFPEVKKQQPKVESKEIVKEEIKEIDEPAIKQSSDAAVDINDIKDKWKEIIRETKPFNHSISLFLLNCEPVKVENNYLSIATKYKFYKDKLSETQNKLTIEKVLATIFGSGLRVKFLSEDEAGIKIKIPTKDSPSSSTLAPSKPKESGSLLNDALEMMGGKIVEE